In candidate division KSB1 bacterium, the following are encoded in one genomic region:
- a CDS encoding porin family protein produces MNKITVLGVAVLLCAPVVASARGPLSLGPRVGYYKAPDADEGKLFAGGAARLRFGPGLAIEGSVDYRREEYQRGQMTLTSWPVMVTGLIYPLPILYGVIGAGWHNLKVEYEPVALPHASVQQRKEQKFGWHFGVGVDLPLGKNAHLAGDVRYVFIDYDFSAVPGSEEMKADFYAITLGLLFRL; encoded by the coding sequence ATGAACAAAATCACGGTCTTGGGAGTGGCAGTGCTGCTGTGTGCTCCAGTGGTCGCGTCTGCCCGAGGGCCTCTCTCGCTAGGCCCACGTGTTGGCTACTATAAGGCGCCAGACGCCGATGAAGGCAAGCTGTTTGCAGGCGGAGCAGCGCGCTTACGGTTTGGCCCCGGACTCGCCATCGAGGGGTCCGTGGATTATCGCCGCGAAGAATACCAGAGGGGGCAGATGACCCTCACCAGTTGGCCAGTCATGGTCACCGGCCTGATCTATCCCTTGCCGATACTGTACGGGGTGATCGGAGCAGGCTGGCACAACCTCAAGGTGGAATATGAGCCCGTGGCGCTCCCTCACGCTAGCGTGCAGCAGCGCAAGGAACAGAAGTTCGGCTGGCACTTTGGCGTTGGGGTTGACCTTCCGCTGGGGAAAAACGCACACCTGGCGGGAGATGTCCGCTATGTCTTCATCGATTATGATTTTTCCGCTGTGCCAGGAAGCGAGGAGATGAAGGCGGACTTTTACGCCATAACTCTGGGACTGCTCTTTCGCCTCTAG
- the lepA gene encoding translation elongation factor 4 produces the protein MISDKIRNFCIIAHIDHGKSTLADRLLELTGTLSKEEMVDQVLDNMDLERERGITIKSHAVTMAYTARDGQQYTLNLIDTPGHVDFSYEVSRSLAACEGAILVVDAAQGVEAQTISNLYLALENDLTIIPVINKVDLKNAQVELVKRQVVEILGIAEEEILLVSAKLGLGVEEVLEAIVARIPPPKGDSSAPLQALIFDSMFNSYRGAVAYVRVVNGEVVTGSHIRLFSSGKEFEVEEVGILQLRQIKRPKLSAGEVGYVIAGIKEVRDTKVGDTITDAARPASAPLPGFKEVKPMVFSGLYPAVAESYDELRKALERLSLNDSSLYWEPETSAALGFGFRCGFLGLLHMEIVQERLEREYNLNLITTVPNVKFRVTTKKGETVWVENPAQMPPAGDIALIEEPYIAAHILTPAEYIGSIMKLAQERRGVFITTEYLDPTRAHLHYEFPLAEVIFDFYDRLKSVSRGYASFDYEFLDYKPGDLVKLDVLLNGEVVDALSVVVHRDKAYDWGRRVCEKLRELIPRQLFQIVIQAAIGSRVIARASISPLRKNVTAKCYGGDITRKRKLLEKQKEGKKRMRQLGRVEVPQEAFLAVLKV, from the coding sequence ATGATCAGCGATAAGATTCGCAACTTTTGCATCATCGCCCACATCGACCATGGCAAGTCGACCCTGGCTGACCGGCTCTTAGAGCTCACCGGGACACTGAGCAAAGAGGAGATGGTCGACCAGGTGTTGGACAACATGGATTTGGAACGCGAGCGGGGCATCACCATCAAGTCGCACGCGGTGACAATGGCCTACACCGCCCGCGATGGGCAGCAGTACACGCTCAACCTCATTGATACGCCCGGCCATGTGGACTTTTCCTACGAGGTGTCGCGGAGCTTGGCTGCGTGTGAGGGGGCCATCCTTGTCGTGGACGCCGCCCAGGGGGTGGAGGCGCAGACCATCAGTAACCTCTACCTGGCCTTGGAGAATGACCTCACCATCATCCCGGTGATCAACAAGGTGGACCTGAAGAATGCGCAGGTGGAGCTCGTCAAGCGCCAGGTGGTGGAAATTCTTGGGATTGCCGAAGAGGAGATCCTCTTGGTCAGTGCGAAGCTCGGACTGGGCGTGGAGGAAGTGTTGGAGGCCATAGTTGCCCGCATTCCTCCCCCGAAAGGGGACAGCTCCGCCCCACTGCAAGCCCTGATCTTTGATTCGATGTTCAATAGCTACCGTGGCGCAGTCGCCTACGTGCGAGTAGTCAATGGCGAGGTCGTCACCGGGTCGCACATTAGGCTCTTCTCCTCGGGAAAAGAGTTCGAGGTTGAGGAAGTGGGTATTCTCCAGCTACGGCAGATAAAGCGTCCCAAACTCTCTGCCGGAGAAGTAGGTTATGTGATTGCCGGCATCAAGGAGGTGCGCGACACCAAGGTGGGGGACACGATCACCGATGCTGCGCGGCCTGCCAGCGCGCCTCTGCCCGGGTTCAAGGAAGTCAAACCCATGGTCTTCAGCGGGCTGTACCCGGCGGTGGCCGAGAGTTATGACGAATTGCGCAAGGCGCTGGAGCGCCTTAGCCTTAATGACAGCTCGCTCTATTGGGAACCGGAAACATCCGCCGCGCTGGGTTTCGGCTTCCGCTGTGGGTTCCTGGGCCTTTTGCACATGGAAATTGTGCAGGAACGCCTGGAACGGGAGTACAACCTCAATCTCATCACCACCGTCCCCAATGTCAAGTTCCGGGTGACCACGAAGAAGGGAGAGACGGTCTGGGTCGAGAACCCTGCGCAGATGCCCCCAGCCGGCGATATCGCCCTAATAGAGGAGCCCTACATTGCTGCACATATTCTCACGCCGGCCGAATACATCGGCAGCATCATGAAATTGGCCCAGGAGCGCCGTGGGGTATTCATCACCACCGAGTACCTTGACCCCACTCGTGCCCACCTGCACTACGAGTTTCCCTTGGCTGAGGTCATTTTCGACTTTTACGATCGCCTGAAATCGGTCTCGCGGGGCTACGCATCGTTCGACTATGAGTTCTTGGACTATAAGCCAGGCGATTTGGTCAAATTGGATGTGCTCCTGAACGGAGAAGTGGTCGACGCGCTGTCGGTGGTGGTGCACCGGGACAAAGCTTACGACTGGGGCAGGCGGGTGTGCGAAAAGCTGCGGGAGCTAATCCCCAGGCAACTTTTCCAGATCGTGATCCAGGCGGCCATTGGCAGCAGGGTGATCGCCCGCGCTAGCATCAGCCCGCTGCGGAAAAACGTCACCGCCAAATGCTACGGAGGCGACATTACTAGGAAGCGTAAGCTTCTGGAAAAACAAAAGGAAGGCAAGAAGCGCATGCGCCAGCTGGGACGGGTGGAGGTCCCGCAGGAGGCATTCCTCGCAGTGCTCAAAGTCTGA
- a CDS encoding ABC transporter ATP-binding protein encodes MIVAEGLRKCYGSTVAVEDLSLTVDGELFGFLGPNGAGKTTTIKMMTGLLKPDRGSVRIKGFDITSQPLEAKKCLGLVPERPYVYPKLTGREFLFFMADLYRIDRQTACRRLEHLVEIFDLDTHIDRLIESYSHGMKQKIALSGALIHDPQVLFLDEPTVGLDPKSARNLKNLLRGLVQRGVTVFMSTHILEIAESMCDRVGIIDKGRLIALGTMKELRERFAEHKSLEDIFLELTGGDEYREVLRYLQES; translated from the coding sequence ATGATCGTTGCCGAAGGTTTGCGCAAGTGCTACGGATCCACAGTGGCGGTGGAGGACCTATCCCTCACCGTAGACGGAGAGTTGTTTGGCTTCCTTGGTCCCAATGGGGCGGGCAAGACCACAACCATCAAGATGATGACCGGCTTGCTCAAGCCTGACCGAGGCTCGGTGCGCATCAAGGGCTTTGACATCACCTCCCAGCCTCTGGAGGCGAAGAAATGTCTGGGCCTGGTACCAGAAAGGCCTTATGTGTACCCGAAACTCACCGGTCGGGAGTTTCTCTTCTTCATGGCGGACTTGTACCGGATCGATCGCCAGACGGCTTGCCGTCGGTTGGAACACCTGGTGGAGATATTTGACCTCGATACTCACATAGATCGGCTCATCGAGAGCTATTCCCACGGTATGAAGCAGAAAATAGCCTTGAGTGGAGCCCTCATCCACGACCCGCAGGTCTTGTTCTTGGATGAACCCACCGTGGGCCTGGACCCGAAAAGTGCGCGCAACTTGAAGAACCTCCTTCGCGGGCTCGTGCAGCGCGGCGTCACCGTATTCATGTCCACACACATTCTCGAGATCGCCGAATCGATGTGCGACCGCGTGGGAATTATCGACAAGGGACGACTCATCGCCCTGGGTACCATGAAGGAGCTACGCGAGAGATTTGCCGAGCACAAGTCGTTGGAGGACATTTTTCTGGAGCTGACCGGCGGGGACGAGTACCGCGAAGTGCTCAGGTACCTCCAGGAAAGTTAG
- the lepB gene encoding signal peptidase I produces MQQPTGRKKSVIHEYAEAVAVAVIAALILRLLVIQAFRIPTGSMKDTLLIGDFLMVNKFIYGVRTPSTLPLVKANIPHFRFPAVKKPKRGEVIVFKYPLDQRLDYIKRCVGLPGDTIEVRNGDLYVNGKPEGTKELVGRRYDPEDGHYVVEYRITTPQGQKYNIRHYDFRGRTFDNFGPIVVPPGHLFMMGDNRDNSADSRFWGPLPFDNVVGEAMVIYFSWDSRAPVYNLLKKIRWTRLGKIIR; encoded by the coding sequence ATGCAACAACCCACAGGGCGGAAGAAGAGCGTTATCCATGAATACGCAGAAGCAGTGGCCGTGGCAGTCATCGCCGCGCTCATCCTGCGCCTCCTCGTGATTCAAGCCTTCCGCATCCCTACTGGCTCGATGAAAGATACGCTGCTGATCGGCGATTTTCTCATGGTAAACAAGTTCATCTACGGCGTACGCACGCCCAGCACCTTGCCACTTGTCAAGGCCAACATCCCCCACTTCCGCTTCCCTGCGGTCAAGAAGCCAAAGCGAGGCGAGGTGATCGTCTTCAAATACCCGCTTGACCAACGGCTTGACTACATCAAGCGCTGCGTGGGCCTGCCAGGGGACACCATTGAAGTTCGCAACGGCGACCTATACGTGAACGGGAAACCCGAAGGGACCAAAGAACTCGTGGGACGGCGGTATGACCCAGAAGATGGGCACTATGTGGTGGAGTACCGCATTACCACGCCGCAGGGGCAGAAATACAACATCCGGCATTATGATTTTCGCGGTAGAACTTTTGACAACTTTGGGCCTATCGTGGTACCGCCCGGTCATCTGTTCATGATGGGCGACAATCGCGACAATAGCGCAGACAGCCGGTTTTGGGGGCCTCTCCCCTTCGACAACGTCGTGGGCGAGGCAATGGTCATCTACTTTTCGTGGGACTCCCGTGCGCCGGTCTACAACCTGCTCAAGAAAATCCGCTGGACGCGACTGGGGAAAATCATCCGCTGA
- the hemW gene encoding radical SAM family heme chaperone HemW, which translates to MRRSTTCSRKSAGRDWGKSSAEPALCAGLYVHVPFCVRKCPYCDFYSVPLDHELQGQYLQALEHEIALYAGDPQFGSLRFVSLYFGGGTPSLLQPAQVASVIGAVKSHFSLTPDAETSLEANPATLSGSDLVELRAAGVNRVSLGVQSLQSKELRTLGRIHSTKEAAESFCSAREAGFDNLGVDLIFGIPGQTPRTWERTLREVLRWRPEHVSTYALTIEPQTPLAREVARGAIAPVSAETERRMYLFAHELLTAHGYEHYEISNYALPGRRCRHNELYWKRHPYLGLGPSAHSFVGNRRWWNHKDLGVYCQALAQRTLPVAGSELLSPEQQHLETLMLSLRTAEGLDMRRLPADMRGSLARRVAQLRRTSEAPLLQDDGMHIRLTPHGFWLHEEVCRLLS; encoded by the coding sequence GTGCGCCGGTCTACAACCTGCTCAAGAAAATCCGCTGGACGCGACTGGGGAAAATCATCCGCTGAGCCTGCACTCTGTGCAGGACTCTACGTCCACGTCCCCTTCTGCGTGCGCAAATGCCCCTATTGCGATTTCTATTCGGTCCCCCTCGACCACGAGTTGCAAGGGCAATACTTGCAGGCCCTTGAGCACGAAATAGCCCTTTACGCCGGCGACCCGCAGTTCGGGTCGCTTCGTTTTGTCAGCCTTTACTTCGGCGGCGGCACCCCCTCCCTGCTGCAACCTGCGCAGGTGGCCTCAGTCATTGGGGCGGTGAAATCGCACTTTTCCCTCACGCCGGACGCAGAGACCTCCTTGGAGGCCAACCCCGCCACCCTTTCGGGCTCTGATCTGGTTGAACTGCGTGCAGCCGGAGTGAACCGGGTGAGCTTGGGCGTGCAGTCGCTGCAATCTAAGGAGCTGCGCACGCTGGGGAGAATCCACAGCACAAAGGAGGCAGCTGAAAGCTTTTGCTCCGCACGAGAAGCAGGATTTGACAATCTGGGCGTCGACCTCATCTTTGGCATCCCGGGGCAGACACCGCGCACCTGGGAACGCACCTTGCGCGAGGTGCTGCGTTGGCGCCCAGAGCATGTCTCCACGTATGCTCTGACCATCGAGCCACAGACCCCTCTGGCGCGGGAAGTGGCCAGGGGAGCGATCGCGCCAGTCAGTGCAGAGACTGAAAGACGCATGTACCTCTTTGCTCATGAGCTGCTCACCGCTCACGGGTATGAGCACTATGAGATTTCCAACTATGCGCTGCCCGGCCGCCGCTGTCGCCACAACGAGCTTTATTGGAAGCGTCACCCTTACCTAGGACTCGGCCCCTCGGCCCACTCCTTTGTCGGGAATCGCCGCTGGTGGAATCACAAAGACCTTGGGGTTTATTGCCAAGCCCTGGCTCAGCGTACGCTCCCCGTGGCGGGGAGTGAACTTCTTTCCCCAGAACAACAGCATCTGGAAACCCTCATGCTCTCCCTCCGCACCGCGGAAGGCCTGGACATGCGCCGCCTGCCGGCTGACATGAGAGGTAGCCTCGCTCGACGCGTTGCCCAATTGCGCAGGACCTCTGAAGCGCCACTCCTGCAAGACGACGGGATGCACATCCGCCTCACGCCACACGGCTTCTGGTTGCATGAGGAAGTCTGCCGCCTGCTGAGCTAA